A window from Streptomyces subrutilus encodes these proteins:
- a CDS encoding condensation domain-containing protein, whose product MTEIPLSFAQRRLWFLGRLHGPSAAYNAPVVLHLDAEPDAGALGAALADVVERHEVLRTVLPAGTDAEPYQRVLDAAAVPGPTTGHCAPGGVDAAVAAFTRQAIDVTAEAPLRARLLLPGDGTSVLVLLIHHVATDGWSVRPLLRDLSLAYAARLAGRAPGWEPLPVQYADYSQWQRELLGDPADPESLAHEQAEHWRGVLAGAPALIALPADRPRPAEPSGRGATVTARLDPAAHRGLLDLARSHRASLTMAARAALAAALSAAGAGDDVLIGAPVAGRPDEDLYELVGFFVNSLALRTDLSGDPTVAELLVRVRDADLAAYEHQELPFDVLVERLAPERALGHHPFFQVMLTVDANGGPPGPVGLGAIGGRLADVGLDAAKFDLTWYCAERHTADGAPDGLDIALQYARDLFDEPTARLLLEAYVRALRAFAASPRTRLGALGLLTGPEARELAGRRERLAALPGGAVAPAAPVRRDVLSPREEILCGLFAEVLGREALAADANFFKSGGHSLLASKLVNRVRGALGLELGIRDLFLAPTPTALHRRLAELGGAAATRPALSPAAERPERLPLSAAQRALWLLGRIEGPSATYNAPLVLRLDAVPDREALAAALGDLVERHEVLRTVYGSEGGEPYQRVLDGAAAGLLEVAHCAPGRTAALTAAFGRETFDLGARPPFRARLFVPGDGGSVLVLLVHHIATDGWSLAPLLRDLDEAYAARCAGRAPRWRALPVQYADYALWQRELLAAPEALLGFWKAALDGLPARTALPVDRPRPAEPSGRAVTVSAELDADAHRALLGLARGRRASLFMVARSALAAALSATGGGEDLAIGTPVAGRADQDLHDLVGCFVNSLVLRTDLSGDPAVGTLVERVRDADLAAFDHQDLPFDVLVENFAEPGRALGEHPFFQVMLTVQEAADDRVRLGPVGGRATSTDLGAAKFDLSVHCAGRRGPDGGPGGLDVHLQYAEDLFDAGTARLLLDVYVRALRAFAASPETRLGELGLLTEPERRGLAERGDRVAAAVRPEPGSRPVSPAAELSPREEILCGLFAQVLGRERMAADANFFKSGGHSLLASKLVNRVRAVLGVEAGIRDLFLAPTASALHRRLGSARAVDRPAPTAVAQRPERLPLSYAQRRLWFVDQLEGPSPTYNIALVRRLDRPLDPAALAEALADVAARHEVLRTVYGVEGGEPYQRVLEGARPQLELARPADVAAAVDAAAGHVFDLARDLPLRAWLFLPDGEGPQTLVLLLHHIAADGWSTGPLLADLAAAYGARAAGRAPDWDPLPLQYADYTLWQRELLAGAAADLAHWEGALRGLPPLLDLPADRHRPAEPSGKGALTGFAVSPDTHLRLVRLAHGHGATLFMVVQAALAAALTRLGAGTDLALGTTVAGRADDALSGLVGFFVNTLVLRTDTGGDPTFEELLGRVREAGLAAYEHQDLPFDRLVEHLNPHRSAAHHPLVQVMLQVNPAGNAGAAGGPLAGTELSYGSATAKADLTFALTERPGGGLDGVLEYATDLYGEAGAGRLAGLLVAALELFAADPGQRVGDLPAPADRRGERPVAGGYRIDVGHVAEVLGRHPEVTDVRAGVEEGRLVAYAAGAVTEAGLQEWAAERLPEYAVPSVVHLRSAAGTDPAEQVAGQAAGAGADERLAASLLRLFAEVLERGQLGPDDNFFKSGGHSLLAVRLVNRVKAELGRELTLREVFRHPTPARLAALLTAVPPTPPTPPPALRRRTRAGSRVRQP is encoded by the coding sequence ATGACCGAGATCCCGTTGTCGTTCGCGCAGCGCCGGCTGTGGTTCCTGGGCCGCCTGCACGGCCCGTCGGCCGCGTACAACGCCCCCGTGGTGCTGCACCTGGACGCGGAGCCCGACGCCGGTGCCCTCGGCGCGGCGCTGGCCGACGTCGTGGAGCGGCACGAGGTGCTGCGCACCGTCCTGCCGGCCGGGACGGACGCGGAGCCGTACCAGCGGGTGCTGGACGCGGCCGCCGTTCCCGGGCCGACCACCGGGCACTGCGCGCCGGGCGGCGTGGACGCGGCCGTCGCCGCGTTCACGCGGCAGGCGATCGACGTGACCGCCGAGGCGCCGCTGCGGGCCCGGCTGCTGCTCCCGGGTGACGGGACCTCGGTACTGGTGCTGCTGATCCACCACGTGGCCACCGACGGGTGGTCCGTCCGTCCCCTGCTGCGCGACCTGTCCCTGGCCTACGCGGCCCGGCTGGCCGGCCGGGCGCCCGGCTGGGAGCCGCTGCCGGTGCAGTACGCGGACTACAGCCAGTGGCAGCGCGAGCTGCTCGGCGACCCGGCCGACCCGGAGAGCCTGGCCCACGAGCAGGCGGAGCACTGGCGGGGCGTCCTGGCCGGCGCACCGGCCCTGATCGCCCTGCCCGCCGACCGGCCGCGCCCGGCGGAGCCCTCGGGCCGGGGCGCCACGGTGACCGCCCGGCTGGACCCGGCGGCCCACCGCGGGCTGCTCGACCTGGCCCGCTCGCACCGGGCCAGCCTCACGATGGCGGCCCGGGCCGCGCTGGCGGCGGCGCTGTCCGCCGCCGGCGCCGGAGACGACGTGCTGATCGGGGCTCCCGTGGCGGGGCGGCCCGACGAGGACCTGTACGAGCTCGTCGGCTTCTTCGTCAACTCCCTCGCCCTGCGCACCGATCTGTCGGGCGATCCGACCGTGGCCGAGCTGCTGGTCCGGGTCCGGGACGCGGACCTCGCGGCGTACGAGCACCAGGAGCTGCCGTTCGACGTGCTGGTGGAGCGGCTCGCGCCGGAACGGGCCCTGGGGCACCACCCGTTCTTCCAGGTGATGCTGACCGTGGACGCGAACGGCGGCCCGCCCGGCCCCGTGGGGCTGGGCGCGATCGGCGGGCGCCTCGCGGACGTGGGCCTGGACGCCGCCAAGTTCGACCTCACCTGGTACTGCGCGGAGCGGCACACCGCGGACGGCGCCCCGGACGGCCTCGACATCGCCCTCCAGTACGCACGGGACCTCTTCGACGAACCGACGGCGCGGCTGCTGCTGGAGGCGTACGTACGGGCGCTGCGCGCCTTCGCGGCCTCGCCGCGGACCCGGCTGGGCGCGCTCGGACTGCTGACCGGGCCGGAGGCACGGGAGCTGGCCGGGCGGCGGGAGCGGCTGGCCGCCCTTCCCGGCGGGGCCGTGGCGCCGGCCGCCCCGGTGCGCCGCGACGTGCTCTCGCCGCGGGAGGAGATCCTGTGCGGGCTGTTCGCGGAGGTGCTGGGCCGGGAGGCGCTGGCCGCCGACGCCAACTTCTTCAAGTCCGGCGGGCATTCCCTGCTCGCGAGCAAGCTCGTCAACCGGGTCCGCGGCGCGCTCGGCCTGGAGCTGGGCATCCGGGACCTGTTCCTCGCGCCGACCCCGACCGCCCTGCACCGGCGGCTCGCCGAACTGGGCGGCGCGGCGGCGACCCGTCCGGCGCTGTCCCCGGCGGCGGAGCGGCCCGAGCGGCTCCCGCTGTCGGCGGCCCAGCGGGCGCTGTGGCTGCTGGGCCGGATCGAGGGGCCCTCGGCGACGTACAACGCGCCGCTGGTGCTGCGGCTGGACGCGGTCCCGGACCGCGAGGCGCTGGCGGCGGCCCTGGGCGATCTGGTGGAACGGCACGAGGTGCTGCGCACCGTGTACGGCTCCGAGGGCGGCGAACCGTACCAGCGGGTGCTGGACGGGGCGGCGGCCGGGCTGCTGGAGGTGGCGCACTGCGCGCCCGGGCGGACGGCGGCCCTGACGGCCGCCTTCGGCCGGGAGACCTTCGACCTGGGGGCGCGGCCGCCGTTCAGGGCGCGGCTGTTCGTCCCCGGGGACGGCGGCTCGGTGCTGGTCCTGCTGGTGCACCACATCGCCACCGACGGATGGTCGCTGGCCCCGCTGCTGCGCGACCTCGACGAGGCCTACGCGGCGCGCTGCGCCGGGCGGGCCCCGCGGTGGCGGGCGCTGCCGGTGCAGTACGCCGACTACGCCCTGTGGCAGCGCGAGCTGCTCGCCGCGCCGGAGGCGCTGCTCGGGTTCTGGAAGGCGGCGCTGGACGGGCTGCCGGCCCGGACGGCGCTGCCCGTGGACCGGCCGCGCCCGGCCGAGCCGTCGGGGCGGGCGGTGACGGTGTCGGCGGAGCTGGACGCCGACGCGCACCGGGCCCTGCTGGGTCTGGCGCGCGGGCGGCGGGCCAGCCTGTTCATGGTGGCCCGGTCGGCGCTGGCGGCGGCCCTGTCGGCGACCGGCGGCGGTGAGGACCTGGCGATCGGGACGCCGGTGGCGGGCCGGGCCGACCAGGACCTGCACGACCTCGTCGGCTGCTTCGTCAACTCCCTGGTGCTGCGCACGGACCTGTCCGGCGACCCGGCGGTCGGCACGCTCGTGGAGCGGGTGCGGGACGCGGACCTGGCCGCCTTCGACCACCAGGACCTGCCGTTCGACGTGCTGGTGGAGAACTTCGCCGAGCCGGGCCGGGCGTTGGGCGAGCACCCCTTCTTCCAGGTCATGCTGACCGTGCAGGAGGCCGCCGACGACCGGGTGCGGCTCGGCCCGGTGGGCGGCCGGGCCACCAGCACCGACCTGGGCGCGGCCAAGTTCGACCTCAGCGTCCACTGCGCCGGGCGGCGCGGCCCCGACGGCGGGCCGGGCGGCCTGGACGTGCACCTGCAGTACGCCGAGGACCTGTTCGACGCCGGGACGGCCCGGCTGCTCCTGGACGTGTACGTACGGGCGCTGCGCGCCTTCGCCGCCTCGCCGGAGACCCGGCTGGGCGAGCTCGGGCTGCTGACGGAGCCGGAGCGGCGGGGGCTGGCGGAGCGCGGGGACCGGGTGGCGGCCGCCGTACGGCCGGAGCCCGGGTCGCGGCCGGTCTCCCCGGCGGCGGAGCTCTCCCCGCGGGAGGAGATCCTGTGCGGGCTGTTCGCGCAGGTGCTGGGCCGCGAGCGGATGGCCGCCGACGCCAACTTCTTCAAGTCCGGCGGGCATTCCCTGCTGGCCAGCAAGCTCGTCAACCGCGTACGGGCCGTACTGGGCGTGGAGGCCGGCATCCGGGACCTGTTCCTGGCGCCCACGGCGAGCGCCCTGCACCGGCGGCTGGGCTCGGCCCGCGCCGTGGACCGCCCGGCGCCGACGGCCGTGGCGCAGCGGCCCGAGCGGCTGCCGCTGTCGTACGCGCAGCGCCGGCTGTGGTTCGTGGACCAGTTGGAGGGCCCCTCGCCGACGTACAACATCGCGCTGGTGAGGCGGCTGGACCGGCCGCTCGACCCGGCGGCGCTGGCGGAGGCGCTGGCCGATGTCGCCGCGCGGCACGAGGTGCTGCGCACGGTGTACGGGGTGGAGGGCGGCGAGCCGTACCAGCGGGTGCTGGAGGGGGCCCGGCCGCAGTTGGAGCTGGCGCGTCCGGCGGACGTGGCGGCCGCGGTGGACGCGGCCGCCGGGCACGTCTTCGACCTCGCGCGGGACCTGCCGCTGCGGGCCTGGCTGTTCCTGCCGGACGGCGAGGGCCCGCAGACCCTGGTGCTGCTGCTGCACCACATCGCGGCGGACGGCTGGTCCACCGGGCCGCTGCTGGCGGACCTGGCCGCCGCGTACGGGGCGAGGGCGGCCGGACGGGCGCCCGACTGGGACCCGCTGCCGCTCCAGTACGCGGACTACACGCTGTGGCAGCGGGAGCTGCTCGCCGGGGCCGCTGCCGACCTCGCCCACTGGGAGGGGGCGTTGCGCGGGCTCCCGCCGCTGCTCGACCTGCCCGCGGACCGGCACCGGCCGGCCGAGCCCTCGGGGAAGGGGGCGCTCACGGGCTTCGCGGTGTCCCCCGACACGCACCTGCGGCTGGTCCGGCTGGCGCACGGGCACGGGGCCACCCTGTTCATGGTGGTGCAGGCGGCGCTGGCCGCCGCCCTGACCCGGCTCGGGGCGGGCACCGACCTGGCGCTCGGCACCACGGTGGCCGGGCGCGCGGACGACGCGCTGTCGGGGCTGGTGGGCTTCTTCGTGAACACGCTGGTGCTGCGCACCGACACGGGCGGCGACCCGACGTTCGAGGAGCTGCTGGGGCGGGTGCGGGAGGCGGGCCTGGCCGCGTACGAGCACCAGGACCTGCCGTTCGACCGGCTGGTGGAGCACCTGAACCCGCACCGCTCGGCCGCGCACCATCCGCTGGTGCAGGTGATGCTCCAGGTGAACCCGGCCGGGAACGCGGGCGCTGCCGGCGGGCCGCTGGCCGGGACGGAACTCTCGTACGGGTCGGCCACGGCCAAGGCGGACCTGACCTTCGCGCTGACCGAGCGGCCCGGCGGCGGTCTGGACGGGGTGCTGGAGTACGCGACCGATCTGTACGGGGAGGCGGGTGCGGGCCGCCTGGCCGGTCTGCTGGTGGCGGCGCTGGAGCTGTTCGCCGCCGATCCCGGGCAGCGCGTCGGGGACCTGCCCGCGCCGGCCGACCGGCGCGGGGAGCGGCCGGTGGCCGGCGGCTACCGGATCGACGTCGGCCACGTGGCGGAGGTGCTCGGGCGGCATCCGGAGGTCACCGACGTACGGGCGGGGGTCGAGGAGGGCCGGCTCGTCGCGTACGCGGCGGGGGCGGTCACGGAGGCGGGGCTCCAGGAGTGGGCCGCGGAACGGCTGCCGGAGTACGCGGTCCCGTCGGTGGTGCACCTGCGGTCGGCGGCCGGGACGGACCCGGCGGAGCAGGTGGCCGGGCAGGCGGCCGGGGCCGGCGCGGACGAGCGGCTGGCGGCCTCCCTGCTGCGGTTGTTCGCGGAGGTGCTGGAGCGGGGCCAGCTCGGCCCGGACGACAACTTCTTCAAGTCCGGCGGCCATTCGCTGCTGGCGGTACGGCTGGTGAACCGGGTCAAGGCGGAACTGGGCCGCGAGCTCACCCTGCGCGAGGTGTTCCGGCACCCGACCCCGGCCCGGCTGGCCGCGCTGCTGACGGCGGTCCCCCCGACGCCGCCCACCCCGCCCCCGGCCCTGCGCCGCCGCACCCGGGCGGGCTCCCGGGTCCGCCAGCCGTAG